Within Chrysemys picta bellii isolate R12L10 unplaced genomic scaffold, ASM1138683v2 scaf6430, whole genome shotgun sequence, the genomic segment ACCCATTGCTCTACACTGTCATCATGTCCAAGCGGTTCTgtgtgctgctggtgctgggatcGTACCTAGTGGGCTGTGTTAATGCAATTGTTCAAAGTATATTTATATTCCGTTTGTCTTTCTGCAACTCAAACGtcatcaaccatttcttctgtgacgtGCCCCCCCTCCTGAAGTTGTCCTGCTCTGACACCCACATCACAGACATTGTTCATTTCACCTGTTCTGCTGTGGTGGTAACACCTACTATCTTGATCATCCTCATCTCCTACATATACATTGCGGTTGCTATCCTAAGGATCAATTCTGCCCTGGGCCaacgcaaagccttctccacctgcgcctcccacctgACGGCTGTCACCATCTTCTATGGAACGGGCTCTTTCATGTATTTACGGCCCAGTTCAAAGTACCTCATGGATCAGGACAaaatcatttctttgttttataccctgatgatccccatgttgaaccccctgatctacagcctgaggaacatgGAGGTGAAAAAGGCCTTTACGAGGATGTTAGACAGGAAGATTTATTCTCAGTGAATTTAAATGTTGGGAATGGGTTTTGAACAGTAAATGGGAGTGAAAGGGGGGAGTGAGTTCTTTACATCATTATCTTGGTTTTTGTGGATAACCAACCATGTGCATCTTGCACCAAAAAGAACTAAGGGGCAGGTTTTCCAAGGAGATCTGCACCAAACAACTATGAT encodes:
- the LOC135980698 gene encoding olfactory receptor 5AR1-like, which codes for MAERNHTAVTEFILVGFTQDPKLQVILLVLFLLIYLLILVENLTLVTLIRIDSRLHTPMYFFISNLALLNVGYATIITSSILVTLVSARKVILFSGCALQFFFLCIALSCECYLLGAMAYDRFTAICNPLLYTVIMSKRFCVLLVLGSYLVGCVNAIVQSIFIFRLSFCNSNVINHFFCDVPPLLKLSCSDTHITDIVHFTCSAVVVTPTILIILISYIYIAVAILRINSALGQRKAFSTCASHLTAVTIFYGTGSFMYLRPSSKYLMDQDKIISLFYTLMIPMLNPLIYSLRNMEVKKAFTRMLDRKIYSQ